In Amaranthus tricolor cultivar Red isolate AtriRed21 chromosome 3, ASM2621246v1, whole genome shotgun sequence, a single window of DNA contains:
- the LOC130807594 gene encoding actin-related protein 2/3 complex subunit 2A, giving the protein MILLQSQSKYLLQLLTNRLQNLDKGVELDCQWIEFDDVRFNVQTSVKNPHLLLLSVSLPTPPPGAMFVGGLPYGAIEAVKAAYGTVVQILDPPKDGFNLTLKLNFSKLSPDEDTRQALLMKVASVREVVLGAPLRVILKHLASRGLAPGMDQIVALVHRPNESFFVFPQTDKVTVIYPMRFKDSTDIVLATSFLQEFVEARRSAGPGLNNAPSCQWSPSPPEELEGVPEEALSANAGFVSLVIFPRHVDGRKIDRTVWNLLTFHAYVSYHVKCSEGFMHTRMRRRVESLIEALDRAKSDPDKTKKVGTKTSFKRLSLKESRSNSNSRASASWR; this is encoded by the exons ATGATACTTCTGCAGTCCCAATCAAAATATCTTCTTCAGCTCCTCACCAATCGCCTTCAAAA TCTTGACAAAGGCGTTGAACTGGACTGCCAATGGATTGAGTTTGATGATGTACGATTCAATGTCCAG ACTTCTGTGAAGAACCCTCATCTCTTGCTGTTGTCAGTATCATTGCCAACACCACCTCCTGGAGCAATGTTTGTTGGAGGACTGCCTTATGGGGCCATTGAAGCTGTAAAAGCGGCATATGGAACCGTGGTTCAAATTCTTGATCCTCCTAAAGATGGTTTTAATCTCACACTGAAGCTGAACTTCTCAAAGCTCTCACCAGATGAAG ACACCAGACAGGCTCTGCTGATGAAGGTTGCTTCTGTAAGAGAAGTGGTGCTTGGTGCACCTTTAAGGGTAATCCTAAAACATCTAGCATCAAGGGGGCTTGCACCGGGTATGGATCAAATAGTTGCTCTAGTGCATCGGCCTAACGAATCATTCTTTGTTTTTCCTCAG ACTGATAAAGTGACTGTTATATATCCTATGAGATTCAAGGATTCCACAGATATAGTTCTTGCAACTTCTTTTCTACAG gAATTTGTCGAGGCGCGGCGCAGTGCTGGTCCTGGGCTTAATAATGCTCCATCTTGTCAATGGTCACCTTCACCACCAGAAGAGCTTGAGGGAGTCCCTGAAGAAGCATTATCTGCAAATGCTGGATTTGTTTCCCTTG TTATTTTTCCGCGCCATGTTGACGGCAGAAAGATTGATAGAACTGTTTGGAATTTGTTGACTTTTCATGCATATGTGAGTTACCATGTCAAG TGCTCTGAAGGGTTTATGCATACTCGGATGAGGCGTCGTGTGGAATCTTTGATTGAG GCACTAGATCGCGCTAAGTCAGACCCTGATAAGACAAAGAAAGTCGGGACTAAAACGTCCTTCAAGCGACTG AGCCTGAAGGAATCTCGGAGCAATTCAAATTCAAGGGCTTCCGCCAGCTGGAGATAA
- the LOC130807595 gene encoding zinc finger protein 5, producing MESSSFFVEKKLKIFGFELDPNKNHNEGEESTNSSNTISSNNTNSSCKTINNKEKNDFNTCNNNNIEVEQKKFECQYCYKEFANSQALGGHQNAHKKERMKKKRLQLQARRASINFYLQPYHQSLKNSSSGNSLWYFDPSYYAPADQFGVYEESQISFGPFDQDHCNQTAAFQQFTLTHAEKCSSESRPVIVKPPGSSLAVAKQSCKSIDRQLELRLDSNFI from the coding sequence atggagagTAGCTCGTTTTTTGTAgagaaaaagctaaaaatatttGGGTTTGAGCTTGATCCTAACAAAAATCATAATGAAGGAGAAGAAAGCACAAATTCTTCAAACACAATATCttcaaataatacaaattcttCATGTAAAACCatcaataataaagaaaaaaatgattttaatacatgtaataataataatatagagGTTGAACAAAAGAAATTTGAATGTCAATATTGTTACAAGGAATTTGCAAATTCTCAAGCATTAGGAGGCCATCAAAATGCTCATAAAAAAGagagaatgaagaagaaaagacTTCAACTACAAGCAAGAAGAGCAAGTATCAATTTTTACTTACAGCCTTATCATCAAAGTCTTAAAAATAGTTCATCAGGTAATTCTCTGTGGTACTTTGATCCTTCTTACTATGCACCAGCAGATCAATTTGGCGTTTATGAAGAATCCCAGATTAGTTTTGGGCCATTTGATCAAGATCATTGTAATCAGACGGCTGCTTTTCAACAGTTTACACTTACACATGCTGAAAAGTGTTCTTCAGAAAGTAGGCCTGTTATAGTTAAGCCACCAGGTTCTTCTTTGGCTGTTGCGAAACAAAGCTGTAAATCTATAGATCGTCAATTAGAGCTTAGATTAgattctaattttatttaa